The proteins below come from a single Crossiella sp. CA-258035 genomic window:
- a CDS encoding response regulator transcription factor, producing the protein MSLSQRPGAVRPGSFGQSPREGEPRAQAIKVLVVDRHPIVADGLRACFAQHSDLEFAGALQDAEHIVDEVTARRPDVVLVDLDLGEVDGLEVVKAVLRTRLPIVAVVFSDQRSRVGAALQAGAMGFVLKSATGDEVIAAIRQARSGVTSMSPQLSPLTVTPLPRAQIRSVLSGRELDVLRLVAEGHTNAEIGRRLFVAETTVKTHLQRIFAKLHVSDRAAAVATALATGLLVAGPDGFGGQVYSFRPHNVAVMPLRQQAVGGS; encoded by the coding sequence ATGTCGCTGAGCCAGCGTCCAGGCGCGGTGCGACCGGGGAGCTTCGGGCAGTCTCCGCGTGAGGGAGAACCGCGCGCGCAGGCAATCAAGGTCCTGGTCGTCGACCGGCACCCGATCGTCGCGGACGGGCTGCGCGCCTGTTTCGCCCAGCACTCCGACCTCGAGTTCGCTGGTGCGCTCCAGGACGCGGAGCACATCGTGGACGAGGTGACCGCTCGTCGTCCCGACGTCGTGCTCGTCGATCTGGACCTCGGTGAGGTGGACGGGCTCGAGGTGGTCAAGGCGGTGCTGCGCACCCGGCTGCCCATCGTCGCCGTGGTCTTCTCCGACCAGCGTTCCCGCGTTGGCGCGGCGCTCCAGGCCGGCGCCATGGGCTTCGTGCTGAAGTCCGCGACGGGGGACGAGGTCATCGCGGCGATCCGGCAGGCGCGCAGCGGTGTCACGTCGATGTCTCCACAGTTGTCACCGCTGACAGTCACGCCGCTGCCCCGGGCCCAGATACGTTCCGTGCTGTCCGGGCGGGAACTGGACGTGCTGCGACTCGTCGCCGAAGGTCACACGAACGCGGAGATCGGCAGGCGCCTGTTCGTCGCCGAGACCACGGTCAAGACCCACCTCCAGCGGATCTTCGCCAAGCTGCACGTCAGCGACCGCGCCGCGGCCGTGGCCACCGCGCTGGCCACCGGGCTCCTGGTGGCCGGGCCGGACGGCTTCGGCGGCCAGGTCTACTCCTTCCGGCCGCACAACGTCGCGGTCATGCCGCTGCGCCAGCAGGCGGTCGGCGGTTCCTGA